The nucleotide sequence ATTAATCATAAAAAAACatatggtaaaatttaatcatgatCCAGCAACGTAGCCTTGTTCAGTGAACTTACCAATATCTTCATTCAACTCTTTTTCACTTTCACTAACTTCGGCGTTGTACTCGAAGTTATGTGCGacaatgaggaagaagatgaagttCAAAAGGCTCAAAACTGCGTAAAATGCGTAGTAATAATCTAGATGAGACACATTAAGGTTGTTTAGGATCCAACCCTTGTGTCCATTCTTCTTAGTAACATTAGCCACCGTCGATAAAATGAAACTACTAAGAAAATACCCGACACCAAGACTTGTTGTAAAATAAGCTGTCCCGAGACTTTTCATTCCTTCAGGCGCTTGATCGTAAAAAAACTCAAGCTTTGCGACTTCCAAGAAACAATCGGCAACACCCATTAACGCGAATTGAGGAAGAAGAGTGAATATGGTCGAAGGCACAGTTTGACCTTTTCCAAATATGCCATGATCTTTAGCAACACTTAATCGTCGCCTTTCAACAAGACTTGCGACGATCATGGTAATGATATGAAGGATTAATCCTATGATCATTCTTTGTAACATTGTGATACCTCTTGGGTTTTTTGTGTACTTTCGAATGAAGGGAACAAATAAACGATCGTAAAGTGCAATACTAATGAGCATGGAGATTGTGAGAAATACACCTAAAGAAGCCGGCGGTATGTCAAAATGTGGGCCCATTGATCGATCCAAAGTGGTGCCTTGTTTGATGAAAAGCGTTTGAGTTTGGGCGAACAACGTGCTAGGAATGAAAGTTGCACACAATATTGGGAGCATTTTAACCATTTGTTTCGTTTGCTCTACTTGTGTTACAGGACATAACTTCCACTGAGAACTCGGTTCTTCGATCTTCACTGCAGCTTTGTCGAGAAACCTAGAAGTAAGACGTTGAAATGGATTTAAGGTTTAGCTTTCGTAGTCATGTTAAAATTGTATAATGAAAATAAAGTTTATGATGAACTTACTTTAGTGAAGATGAATGATCAATTCTATACTTCCCCGGGCTAGCATACTCGTCTAAAGTCA is from Rutidosis leptorrhynchoides isolate AG116_Rl617_1_P2 chromosome 10, CSIRO_AGI_Rlap_v1, whole genome shotgun sequence and encodes:
- the LOC139870114 gene encoding protein NRT1/ PTR FAMILY 5.2-like, with protein sequence MEYEKGVGEIFTEDGTTDLKGRPAVRSKTGRWRACYFMLGYEVCERMAFYGIATNLVLYLTRELHEGTVKSSNNVTNWGGTVWLTPLLGAYIADTYLGRYWTFMIASVIYLAGMFLLTLVVSLDSLKPPSCGKDVSYLDCNKRASSFQIGIFYCALYIIALGTGGTKPNISTMGADQFDDFEPKERAHKLTFFNWWVFTIFFGTLFSNTFLVYIQDNVGWGLGYGVPTLALFVAIVAFTFGTPNYRHKPKGESPFTRMAKVIVASVRKRNVLVPVDPKELYELTLDEYASPGKYRIDHSSSLKFLDKAAVKIEEPSSQWKLCPVTQVEQTKQMVKMLPILCATFIPSTLFAQTQTLFIKQGTTLDRSMGPHFDIPPASLGVFLTISMLISIALYDRLFVPFIRKYTKNPRGITMLQRMIIGLILHIITMIVASLVERRRLSVAKDHGIFGKGQTVPSTIFTLLPQFALMGVADCFLEVAKLEFFYDQAPEGMKSLGTAYFTTSLGVGYFLSSFILSTVANVTKKNGHKGWILNNLNVSHLDYYYAFYAVLSLLNFIFFLIVAHNFEYNAEVSESEKELNEDIGKFTEQGYVAGS